In Herpetosiphon gulosus, one genomic interval encodes:
- the purD gene encoding phosphoribosylamine--glycine ligase — protein sequence MRVLLVGAGGREHALAWKIAQSPLCEHLWIVPGNPGTATLGTNVDLAADDAAGIVGLATREQIDLVVVGPEAPLVEGLGEVCEAVDLAMFGPSSEAAQLEGSKAFAKMIMLEAGVPTAAAHTFDDPAAAIAFVEADQQAWVVKADGLAAGKGVIVPDDGNVAATISAIHELAATNAGTRLVLEEKLTGPEVSLLALCDGERAIPLIAAQDHKRIGDNDTGGNTGGMGSYAPAPILPYAEAQALVDVIFTPVLRTMAARQIPYRGVLYAGLMLTPNGVKVIEFNARFGDPETQALLPLLKSDLLELLHKVATSNLADVTIEWHDGAAVCVVLSAAGYPAKPRTGDVITGLDRLPSDVLSFQAGTATNAQGQLVTAGGRVLGITAVAPTLREARDKAYAATELVEFAGKYQRSDIAARGLAE from the coding sequence ATGCGAGTATTACTTGTTGGAGCCGGCGGGCGTGAACATGCCCTAGCATGGAAAATCGCCCAATCGCCATTATGCGAACACCTGTGGATCGTCCCTGGTAATCCCGGCACGGCAACGCTTGGTACAAACGTCGATTTAGCCGCAGACGATGCTGCTGGCATTGTGGGTTTAGCCACCCGCGAACAGATAGATTTGGTGGTTGTCGGGCCAGAAGCGCCCTTGGTCGAAGGCCTAGGCGAGGTCTGCGAGGCTGTCGATTTGGCCATGTTTGGGCCTTCGTCTGAGGCCGCCCAACTTGAGGGCAGCAAAGCCTTCGCCAAAATGATTATGCTTGAGGCAGGCGTGCCAACCGCTGCCGCTCATACCTTTGATGATCCCGCCGCCGCAATCGCCTTTGTTGAAGCAGATCAACAAGCTTGGGTGGTTAAAGCTGATGGTTTGGCCGCTGGTAAAGGTGTAATCGTGCCCGATGATGGTAATGTTGCTGCCACGATCAGTGCCATTCACGAGTTGGCCGCGACCAACGCTGGTACGCGCTTGGTACTCGAAGAAAAATTAACTGGCCCCGAAGTTTCGTTATTGGCCTTATGCGATGGCGAACGGGCGATTCCGCTAATCGCCGCCCAAGACCACAAACGCATCGGCGATAACGACACTGGCGGCAATACCGGCGGCATGGGATCATATGCACCAGCCCCAATTTTGCCCTATGCCGAAGCCCAAGCCTTGGTTGATGTGATTTTCACGCCAGTACTACGCACTATGGCCGCTCGCCAAATTCCCTATCGTGGTGTGTTGTATGCTGGCTTGATGCTCACACCCAACGGCGTAAAAGTCATCGAATTCAATGCCCGCTTTGGCGACCCCGAAACCCAAGCCCTGCTGCCCTTGCTCAAAAGCGATTTGCTCGAACTGCTGCACAAAGTTGCCACCAGCAATCTAGCCGATGTCACAATCGAATGGCACGACGGCGCGGCGGTGTGTGTGGTGCTTTCGGCGGCAGGCTACCCCGCCAAACCGCGCACTGGCGACGTGATCACAGGTTTAGATCGCTTGCCCAGCGATGTCTTGTCGTTTCAGGCGGGCACCGCAACCAATGCCCAAGGCCAGTTGGTGACCGCAGGCGGACGAGTTTTGGGCATCACCGCAGTTGCGCCAACGTTACGCGAAGCTCGCGATAAAGCCTACGCCGCAACCGAATTGGTCGAATTTGCTGGCAAATATCAACGCAGCGATATCGCCGCACGGGGGTTA